The following proteins are encoded in a genomic region of Candidatus Methylarchaceae archaeon HK02M2:
- a CDS encoding Lrp/AsnC family transcriptional regulator — MDKIDQQIIEVLKDNSRLPYGAIGEKVDLSEAAVRKRIKNLIATGIIKKFTIEVNVSESANAIVLISLSPSTSSSEISKKLCEIDGIVDIHEVTGQYDIFVNITANNIVEVNKCIDEIRGIDGITNTNTMIILKSWA, encoded by the coding sequence TTGGATAAAATAGACCAGCAGATAATAGAAGTATTGAAGGATAATTCTAGGCTTCCATATGGTGCTATAGGTGAGAAAGTAGACTTATCAGAAGCAGCTGTGAGAAAGAGAATAAAAAATCTTATAGCTACAGGGATTATTAAAAAGTTCACAATTGAAGTAAATGTGAGTGAAAGCGCCAATGCAATTGTGTTGATCTCCCTTAGTCCCTCAACATCCTCATCAGAAATTTCAAAGAAGCTTTGCGAAATCGATGGAATCGTAGACATTCATGAGGTGACAGGACAATATGATATTTTTGTGAATATCACTGCCAACAATATAGTAGAGGTAAATAAATGCATAGACGAAATTCGAGGTATAGACGGAATTACCAATACGAATACTATGATAATCCTTAAAAGCTGGGCTTAA